A region from the Vicia villosa cultivar HV-30 ecotype Madison, WI linkage group LG3, Vvil1.0, whole genome shotgun sequence genome encodes:
- the LOC131657673 gene encoding uncharacterized protein LOC131657673, which produces MKEDESIHDFHMNVVDIANASGALGEKIYEANMISKILRYLPKKFDMKVTAIQEAQDINTMKVDDLMGSLQTFEMGHGEKSEKKKSVTFVSNAESPEDKERDLSEDLVLLGRQFNKVLKKIDWKSKPNVKNKYLDISRAQDGDKKSNTEEQSNQGKGVQCQECEGYGHIRAGCPTYLKKQRKGLVVSWSEDKSEKESGGEEFTFEEMLKSYKELFLKSTKADQNIEVQKEIIAQLHNEKVVTALIAHTSLRSSTIEDWYFDSGCSKHMTSMKKFPLDIKPRSNIYVTFVDGSKGEIKGVSKLDHVGQPSLDNVLLVKGLTANLISISQLCDQGLRVNFNDSECLVTSEGGKIIMKGTRSKDNCYLWSPQETKCFSFLINVNRG; this is translated from the exons ATGAAGGAAGATGAGAGCATTCATGACTTCCACATGAATGTTGTGGACATTGCCAATGCCTCGGGTGCTCTTGGTGAAAAGATCTATGAGGCAAATATGATCAGTAAAATTCTCAGATATCTACCTAAGAAGTTTGACATGAAGGTCACTGCTATTCAGGAAGCCCAAGACATAAACACCATGAAGGTTGACGATCTTATGGGATCTCTTCAAACTTTTGAGATGGGACATGGTGAAAAGTCCGAAAAGAAGAAGAGCGTAACATTCGTATCTAATGCTGAGAGCCCAGAAGACAAGGAACGAGATCTATCAGAAGATCTTGTGCTATTGGGTAGACAATTCAATAAGGTATTAAAAAAGATAGACTGGAAGTCAAAACCAAATGTCAAGAACAAGTATCTCGATATCAGCAGAGCCCAAGATGGTGATAagaagtccaacactgaagagcAGTCCAATCAAGGGAAAGGAGTTCAGTGTCAGGaatgtgaaggatatggacacataAGAGCTGGATGTCCTACATATCTTAAGAAGCAGAGAAAGGGACTGGTCGTGTCATGGTCAGAAGACAAATCTGAAA AAGAATCGGGCGGTGAAGAATTTACTTTTGAGGAGATGCTCAAATCATACAAGGAGTTATTCCTCAAAAGTACTAAAGCTGATCAAAACATTGAAGTTCAGAAGGAGATTATTGCACAACTCCATAATGAGAAG GTTGTGACTGCTCTCATAGCTCACACTTCTCTTAGATCCTCCACTATAGAAGACTGGTACTTTGACAGTGGATGTTCTAAACACATGACCAGCATGAAAAAATTCCCGCTTGATATCAAGCCTCGTTCTAACATCTATGTCACCTTTGTAGATGGATCAAAAGGTGAGATAAAAGGAGTTAGTAAACTGGACCATGTAGGGCAGCCAAGTCTTGACAATGTTTTACTTGTTAAAGGACTAACTGCAAATTTGATCAGCATTAGTCAACTGTGTGATCAAGGACTCAGAGTTAACTTCAATGATTCTGAATGTCTTGTAACAAGTGAAGGAGGAAAAATCATCATGAAGGGAActagatccaaagataactgttaTCTATGGAGTCCTCAAGAAACCAAATGCTTCTCCTTCCTGATTAATGTCAACCGAGGATGA